The following are encoded in a window of Echeneis naucrates chromosome 19, fEcheNa1.1, whole genome shotgun sequence genomic DNA:
- the tectb gene encoding beta-tectorin gives MACLGALLFLLPVAWTCSPQKADYVMVSCFPNAIIANVPECPYGWEIDQLSLGGVCYTGIHSPGYYRFTIPDLTPKNHSYCGTQSEFMPGKDPKYIFYNSIVSNDTSLTVRNQPVNYTFSCMYRAAYLVNNAVFSQRVATVFVNNGSLGTFRSQLSMNVFTNSKFLYAKDAPYVIDTSEIGSEVFIGIEAKGLSNRFKVVINNCWATPTPYSTDRKRWSLIINSCSSDSTVTIFENAKDSRSMFKFNSFRFQRLEKVSTVWLHCEVQVCDGERLVCQPAPCSVRGLSSEADPSGGVLTAELHIKGTSLFILLVVLFNTCWAAVNGGRI, from the exons ATGGCCTGTCTTGGTGCTCTGTTATTTCTGCTGCCTGTTGCGTGGACCTGCTCTCCCCAAAAAGCAG ACTATGTTATGGTGTCATGTTTCCCCAATGCCATCATTGCAAACGTCCCAGAGTGTCCTTACGGCTGGGAGATCGACCAGTTGTCCCTAGGTGGTGTCTGCTACACCGGGATCCACAGCCCGGGATACTATCGCTTCACCATCCCAGACCTGACCCCTAAAAACCACTCGTACTGCGGCACACAGTCTGAG TTCATGCCCGGCAAAGACCCTAAGTACATTTTCTACAACTCCATTGTGTCCAACGACACGTCGCTCACGGTCAGAAACCAGCCGGTCAACTACACCTTCAGCTGCATGTACCGAGCGGCCTACCTGGTGAATAACGCCGTCTTCAGCCAAAG AGTGGCTACAGTTTTTGTGAACAACGGGAGTTTAGGCACTTTTAGGTCACAGTTGTCTATGAACGTGTTCACG AATTCAAAGTTCCTCTACGCCAAGGACGCTCCTTATGTGATCGACACCTCTGAGATCGGCTCTGAAGTTTTCATTGGCATCGAAGCAAAAGGACTAAGTAACAG ATTCAAAGTTGTAATAAACAACTGCTGGGCCACCCCCACTCCTTATtcaacagacaggaagaggtGGAGTCTCATCATTAACAG CTGCTCCTCCGACAGCACTGTGACTATTTTTGAAAACGCCAAAGACAGTCGCTCCATGTTCAAGTTCAACTCGTTCCGCTTCCAACGCCTGGAGAAAGTGTCGACCGTCTGGCTTCACTGTGAGGTCCAGGTCTGTGACGGAGAACGGCTCGTGTGTCAGCCA GCTCCCTGCTCCGTGAGAGGTTTGTCGTCTGAGGCAGATCCAAGTGGGGGGGTCCTGACCGCTGAGTTACACATTAAAG GCACCTCGCTGTTCATCCTGCTGGTCGTCCTGTTTAACACGTGTTGGGCTGCAGTAAATGGAGGAAGAATATAg
- the LOC115060021 gene encoding dickkopf-related protein 3-like isoform X1 — protein sequence MLGNLPMLCLCLCFSWAEARIWAWMLNMPHSPPKEGAKALRESSPVVKAATAMCDHDRACGRGFSCDRHFGLCVPLRGEGHYCRRDAQCVRGLSCMFGKCHRNIPNGQEGARCKVDRDCGASMCCARHHGEQVCKRRLIRGESCFVPDGGLAFSINQICPCDEGLLCRENGASHRRERDFIYQPERTSWTCQVPKV from the exons ATGTTGGGGAATCTGCCGATgctctgcctgtgtctgtgctTCTCCTGGGCTGAAGCTCGTATCTGGGCCTGGATGCTCAACATGCCTCACAGTCCTCCCAAAGAAGGAGCAAAGGCTTTAAGAGAAAGTTCTCCTGTTGTCAAAGCGGCCACG GCTATGTGTGACCATGACAGGGCCTGTGGCCGCGGCTTCTCCTGTGATCGTCACTTCGGTCTGTGCGTGCCCCTGCGAGGGGAGGGCCACTACTGTCGGAGGGACGCCCAGTGTGTCCGTGGCCTCAGCTGCATGTTTGGAAAGTGCCACCGCAACATCCCCAACGGACAAGAAG GTGCCAGGTGTAAAGTTGACAGGGACTGTGGGGCGTCCATGTGTTGTGCCCGACACCACGGTGAGCAGGTGTGCAAAAGACGTCTGATTCGTGGCGAGAGCTGCTTCGTACCTGACGGTGGTCTGGCATTTAGCATAAATCAGATTTGTCCATGTGATGAAGGGCTTCTGTGCCGAGAAAACGGTGCGTCTCACAGGAGAGA gaGAGATTTTATTTATCAGCCAGAACGAACAAGTTGGACGTGTCAAGTGCCCAAAGTCTGA
- the LOC115060021 gene encoding dickkopf-related protein 3-like isoform X2 produces MLGNLPMLCLCLCFSWAEARIWAWMLNMPHSPPKEGAKALRESSPVVKAATAMCDHDRACGRGFSCDRHFGLCVPLRGEGHYCRRDAQCVRGLSCMFGKCHRNIPNGQEGARCKVDRDCGASMCCARHHGEQVCKRRLIRGESCFVPDGGLAFSINQICPCDEGLLCRENGASHRRE; encoded by the exons ATGTTGGGGAATCTGCCGATgctctgcctgtgtctgtgctTCTCCTGGGCTGAAGCTCGTATCTGGGCCTGGATGCTCAACATGCCTCACAGTCCTCCCAAAGAAGGAGCAAAGGCTTTAAGAGAAAGTTCTCCTGTTGTCAAAGCGGCCACG GCTATGTGTGACCATGACAGGGCCTGTGGCCGCGGCTTCTCCTGTGATCGTCACTTCGGTCTGTGCGTGCCCCTGCGAGGGGAGGGCCACTACTGTCGGAGGGACGCCCAGTGTGTCCGTGGCCTCAGCTGCATGTTTGGAAAGTGCCACCGCAACATCCCCAACGGACAAGAAG GTGCCAGGTGTAAAGTTGACAGGGACTGTGGGGCGTCCATGTGTTGTGCCCGACACCACGGTGAGCAGGTGTGCAAAAGACGTCTGATTCGTGGCGAGAGCTGCTTCGTACCTGACGGTGGTCTGGCATTTAGCATAAATCAGATTTGTCCATGTGATGAAGGGCTTCTGTGCCGAGAAAACGGTGCGTCTCACAGGAGAGAGTAA